The proteins below come from a single Candidatus Methylomirabilota bacterium genomic window:
- the ccmA gene encoding heme ABC exporter ATP-binding protein CcmA produces MIAAHDLRKIYGGTVVLDGVSLTVPAGHCLALLGPNGAGKTTLLRILATLLRPTAGTLRIDDVDALREPERVRPLLSMVAHGSHVYEDLTARENLRFWETLRGGDPAPSRLGAALTQVELDGVADERVRTFSSGMKRRLALARVLLGQARVLLLDEPFTGLDRRGRKWVNEFLLGFKARGGAAVLATHSFGGGLGVADRVCILGQGRLLLERPAADLSADELHRLYESLTDSVEDAP; encoded by the coding sequence ATGATCGCGGCGCATGACCTCCGGAAGATCTATGGCGGCACCGTCGTGCTCGACGGCGTGTCCCTGACCGTCCCCGCCGGCCACTGTCTGGCCCTGCTCGGTCCGAACGGCGCGGGCAAGACCACCCTGCTCCGGATCCTGGCCACGCTGCTCCGCCCGACCGCCGGCACGCTCCGGATCGATGACGTGGACGCGCTGCGCGAGCCCGAGCGTGTGCGGCCGCTGCTGTCGATGGTGGCCCACGGGTCGCACGTGTACGAAGACCTCACCGCGCGCGAGAACCTGCGCTTCTGGGAGACGCTGCGCGGCGGTGACCCGGCGCCGTCCCGCCTCGGCGCCGCTCTCACCCAGGTGGAGCTGGACGGCGTCGCCGACGAGCGGGTGCGGACGTTCTCGTCCGGCATGAAGCGCCGCCTCGCTCTGGCCCGCGTGCTCCTCGGCCAGGCGCGCGTGCTGCTCCTGGATGAGCCGTTCACCGGCTTGGACCGCCGGGGCCGCAAGTGGGTCAACGAGTTCTTGCTCGGGTTCAAGGCGCGGGGGGGCGCCGCGGTCCTGGCCACCCACAGCTTCGGCGGCGGCCTCGGGGTGGCCGACCGCGTGTGCATCCTCGGCCAGGGCCGGCTGCTGCTGGAGCGCCCGGCCGCCGATCTCTCGGCCGACGAGCTGCACCGGCTCTACGAGAGCCTCACCGATTCCGTCGAGGACGCCCCGTGA
- the htpX gene encoding zinc metalloprotease HtpX gives MGNLVKTGVLLAALTVLLVLIGGALGGQQGMILAFVMAMVMNFGSYWFSDRIVLAMYRAQPVAEAQAPALYRIVRTLATRAGIPMPRIYLLPDETPNAFATGRNPQHAAVAVTDGIMRIMSEEELEGVLAHELSHVQNRDTLIMAIAATLAGAITYVAHMAQWAMIFGGGRRDSDEHESGGGGVLGGLLMIVVAPIAATLIQLAVSRSREYQADASGAQMAGQPWGLAKALEKLEMASKMAPMQDATPATAHLFIVNPLTGGGWTTLFSTHPPIAERVARLRAMSRTQAR, from the coding sequence ATGGGCAACCTCGTGAAAACCGGTGTCCTGCTGGCGGCGCTGACCGTGCTGCTCGTGCTCATCGGCGGGGCCCTCGGCGGACAGCAGGGCATGATCCTGGCCTTCGTCATGGCCATGGTGATGAACTTCGGCAGCTACTGGTTCTCGGACCGCATCGTGCTGGCCATGTACCGGGCCCAGCCGGTGGCCGAGGCCCAGGCGCCCGCCCTCTACCGGATCGTCCGGACCCTGGCAACCCGGGCCGGGATCCCGATGCCACGGATCTATCTCCTGCCCGACGAGACGCCGAACGCGTTCGCGACGGGCCGGAACCCGCAGCATGCCGCGGTCGCAGTGACCGACGGCATCATGCGCATCATGAGCGAAGAGGAGCTGGAAGGCGTGCTGGCCCACGAGCTCTCCCACGTGCAGAACCGCGACACCCTCATCATGGCGATCGCCGCGACGCTGGCCGGCGCCATCACCTACGTGGCCCACATGGCCCAGTGGGCGATGATCTTCGGCGGCGGCCGTCGTGACAGCGACGAGCACGAGTCCGGCGGAGGCGGCGTGCTGGGCGGACTGCTCATGATCGTGGTGGCGCCCATCGCCGCCACCCTGATCCAGCTCGCGGTGTCGCGCTCCCGCGAGTACCAGGCCGACGCCAGCGGGGCCCAGATGGCGGGCCAGCCGTGGGGGCTCGCCAAGGCGCTCGAGAAGCTCGAGATGGCTTCGAAGATGGCTCCGATGCAGGACGCCACCCCGGCGACCGCGCATCTGTTCATCGTCAACCCGCTCACCGGGGGCGGCTGGACGACCCTGTTCTCGACGCATCCTCCCATCGCGGAGCGGGTGGCGCGCCTGCGGGCCATGTCCAGGACGCAGGCCAGGTAG
- a CDS encoding DUF177 domain-containing protein: protein MLIRVAEIPAEGLRIEGVADFPRPFQDAAWALDDLSLIVEKDDDVVVVRGDFSARVPLACGRCLESYDVTVHPSVDARFVPGPATRGEERELGADDLETDVYHNGQLDLTALLETEATLALPMKPLCREACQGLCPVCGVNRNVTRCACETHAPDPRWAALKGWAERTR, encoded by the coding sequence GTGCTCATCCGTGTCGCCGAGATTCCTGCCGAGGGTCTGCGCATCGAGGGCGTGGCAGACTTTCCGCGCCCGTTCCAGGATGCCGCGTGGGCGCTGGACGACCTTTCGCTGATCGTCGAGAAGGACGACGACGTGGTCGTCGTCCGCGGGGACTTCTCGGCCCGCGTCCCGCTGGCCTGCGGCCGCTGCCTCGAGTCCTACGACGTCACGGTGCACCCGTCGGTGGACGCCCGCTTCGTGCCCGGCCCGGCCACCCGGGGCGAGGAGCGCGAGCTGGGCGCCGACGACCTGGAGACCGACGTCTATCACAACGGCCAGCTCGATCTCACCGCGCTGCTCGAGACCGAGGCGACGCTGGCCCTGCCCATGAAGCCGCTGTGCCGCGAGGCCTGCCAGGGCCTGTGCCCGGTGTGCGGCGTCAATCGCAACGTCACGCGCTGCGCGTGCGAGACGCACGCGCCCGATCCGCGCTGGGCGGCCCTCAAGGGCTGGGCCGAGCGTACGAGATAG
- the rpmF gene encoding 50S ribosomal protein L32, with product MPLPKRRHSKTRGRKRRTHYKMAAPTRSLCPQCREVKPPHRICPHCGFYKGREVISVEGE from the coding sequence ATGCCTCTGCCGAAGCGACGTCACTCCAAGACGCGCGGCCGCAAGCGGCGCACCCACTACAAGATGGCCGCGCCGACTCGCTCGCTCTGCCCGCAGTGCCGCGAGGTCAAGCCGCCGCATCGCATCTGCCCGCACTGCGGCTTCTACAAGGGACGCGAAGTCATCTCGGTCGAGGGAGAATAG
- the plsX gene encoding phosphate acyltransferase PlsX, with protein MKIAVDAMGGDFGPAVVVEGAVAACREFSLESVLVGDKSAIEREITRLRAQDLPVTVRHASQVVGMAESPSQALRRKRDSSLRVAAELVKDGECGALVSAGNTGAAMAISMFVLGVLPGVDRPAIAAPLPSLSGYTVLIDAGANVDPKPRHLFQFAVMGHIYSRHIVGKDNPRVGILSVGEEEGKGNELTKEAFEELRGSSLNFIGNIEGRDIYNGRCDVVVTDGFTGNVCLKVSESLAEMLTAMIREELSRDMMSLAGAALSKRAFARLKKRVDYTEMGGAPLLGMNGAAIICHGASPVKAIKNAVRVAAEWVRNDVNQHIKTALEAEAVLAEGREGGRE; from the coding sequence ATGAAGATCGCGGTCGACGCCATGGGAGGCGATTTCGGACCCGCCGTCGTGGTCGAGGGCGCGGTGGCGGCGTGCCGCGAGTTCAGCCTCGAATCCGTGCTGGTGGGCGACAAGTCGGCCATCGAGCGGGAGATCACCCGGCTCCGAGCCCAGGACCTGCCGGTCACGGTGCGCCACGCCTCGCAGGTGGTGGGCATGGCCGAATCGCCCTCGCAGGCCCTGCGCCGCAAGCGCGACTCCTCCCTGCGCGTCGCGGCCGAGCTGGTGAAGGATGGCGAGTGCGGTGCGCTGGTATCGGCGGGCAACACCGGGGCTGCCATGGCCATCAGCATGTTCGTGCTGGGCGTGTTGCCCGGCGTGGACCGGCCCGCGATCGCGGCCCCGCTGCCGAGCCTGTCCGGCTACACCGTGCTCATCGACGCGGGGGCCAACGTCGATCCCAAGCCGCGCCACCTCTTCCAGTTCGCGGTGATGGGGCACATCTACTCGCGCCACATCGTGGGCAAGGACAACCCGCGGGTGGGCATCCTCTCGGTGGGCGAGGAGGAAGGCAAGGGCAACGAGCTGACCAAGGAGGCCTTCGAGGAGCTCCGGGGCTCGTCGCTGAACTTCATCGGCAACATCGAGGGGCGCGACATCTACAACGGCCGCTGCGACGTGGTGGTGACCGACGGCTTCACCGGCAACGTGTGCCTGAAGGTGTCCGAGAGCCTCGCCGAGATGCTCACCGCGATGATCCGCGAGGAGCTCTCGCGGGACATGATGTCGCTGGCGGGCGCCGCGCTCTCCAAGCGCGCCTTTGCGCGGCTGAAGAAGCGGGTCGACTACACCGAGATGGGCGGCGCGCCGCTGCTGGGCATGAACGGCGCCGCGATCATCTGTCACGGCGCCTCGCCGGTGAAGGCGATCAAGAACGCGGTCCGGGTGGCGGCGGAATGGGTTCGCAACGACGTGAACCAGCACATCAAGACCGCTCTCGAGGCCGAAGCGGTGCTGGCCGAGGGGCGGGAGGGAGGCCGCGAATGA
- a CDS encoding beta-ketoacyl-ACP synthase III: protein MNRARIIGVGSYAPSRILTNQELEKMVDTSDEWIVQRTGIRERRIVDEGEGPSDLAVRAARQAMDRAQVAPDEIDFVVVGTTAGDMHFPTTANLVQHKLGCRNAGSVDVYAACAGSVYSLSIGAQYVQTGKYRTVLCIGAECLSRITDFTDRGTCILLADAAGAAVLRPSPEDGAGIIDTDLYSDGRYGDLLIQPAGGSLRPATHETVDQRLHFARMKGNEVFKVAVRMFGDCAERILKNNGFTAADLDLFVPHQANLRIIEAAVKRLRVPMERVMVNVDRYGNTGAASVYVAMAEALEAGRIKPNDLVLLAAFGGGFTWGAVLLRW, encoded by the coding sequence ATGAACCGGGCCCGCATCATCGGTGTCGGATCCTACGCCCCCTCGCGGATCTTGACGAACCAGGAGCTGGAGAAGATGGTCGATACCTCCGACGAGTGGATCGTCCAGCGCACCGGCATCCGGGAGCGGCGCATCGTGGACGAGGGCGAGGGGCCGTCGGACCTGGCCGTCCGCGCGGCGCGGCAGGCGATGGACCGGGCCCAGGTGGCGCCGGACGAGATCGACTTCGTCGTGGTGGGGACCACCGCCGGCGACATGCACTTCCCGACCACCGCGAACCTGGTGCAGCACAAGCTGGGCTGCCGCAACGCGGGCTCGGTGGACGTCTACGCGGCGTGCGCGGGCTCCGTCTACAGCCTCTCCATCGGGGCCCAGTACGTGCAGACCGGCAAGTACCGCACCGTGCTCTGCATCGGGGCGGAGTGCCTGTCGCGCATCACCGACTTCACCGACCGCGGCACCTGCATCCTGCTCGCCGACGCGGCGGGCGCGGCGGTGCTGCGGCCGTCCCCCGAGGACGGGGCGGGCATCATCGACACCGATCTCTACTCGGACGGCCGCTACGGCGATCTCCTCATCCAGCCGGCGGGCGGCTCCCTCCGGCCGGCCACCCACGAGACGGTGGACCAGCGCCTGCACTTCGCGCGCATGAAGGGCAACGAGGTCTTCAAGGTGGCGGTGCGCATGTTCGGGGACTGCGCGGAGCGCATTCTCAAGAACAACGGGTTCACCGCCGCCGATCTCGATCTGTTCGTGCCCCACCAGGCCAACCTGCGCATCATCGAGGCCGCGGTGAAGCGGCTGCGGGTGCCGATGGAGCGGGTGATGGTCAACGTCGATCGCTACGGCAACACCGGGGCGGCCTCGGTGTACGTGGCCATGGCCGAGGCCCTCGAGGCCGGACGCATCAAGCCCAACGACCTCGTCCTGCTGGCCGCCTTCGGAGGCGGCTTCACCTGGGGAGCCGTGCTCCTGCGATGGTAG
- the fabD gene encoding ACP S-malonyltransferase yields MVAGGIAFLFPGQGSQEVGMGRALSEASPAAAAVWAEADAALGFALSRLCFEGPEADLALTANTQPAVLTASVAAAAALAERGVTPRLAAGHSLGEYSALVVGGALQFADAVRLVRRRGEFMQEAVPVGTGAMAALLGLDLATAEQLCAEAAQGEVVGVANINSPGQIAIAGHRAAVERAVAGAAARGAKKSVMLPVSAPFHCALMKPAADRLAAELERVPVGAPRIAVVRNVDAGVTITADEVKPFLVQQVASPVRWTECTARLQREGATAFVEVGPGRVLTGLLKRTLDGVRGHNVDDPASLEKAVGAVRGGAA; encoded by the coding sequence ATGGTAGCGGGCGGGATCGCGTTCCTCTTCCCCGGTCAGGGCTCGCAGGAGGTCGGGATGGGCCGGGCTCTCTCGGAGGCCTCGCCGGCGGCCGCCGCGGTATGGGCCGAGGCCGACGCCGCGCTCGGCTTCGCGCTCTCGCGGCTCTGCTTCGAAGGCCCCGAGGCCGATCTGGCGCTGACCGCCAACACGCAGCCCGCGGTGCTCACCGCGAGCGTGGCCGCGGCGGCCGCGCTGGCCGAGCGCGGGGTCACTCCGCGGCTCGCGGCCGGCCACAGCCTCGGGGAGTACTCGGCGCTGGTGGTGGGCGGCGCCCTGCAATTCGCGGATGCGGTCCGGCTGGTGCGCCGGCGCGGCGAGTTCATGCAGGAGGCGGTCCCGGTCGGCACCGGGGCGATGGCCGCGCTGCTCGGTCTGGATCTGGCCACCGCCGAGCAGCTGTGCGCCGAGGCCGCGCAGGGTGAGGTGGTCGGGGTGGCCAACATCAACTCGCCGGGCCAGATTGCCATCGCCGGGCACCGGGCCGCGGTGGAGCGCGCGGTGGCGGGCGCGGCCGCGCGCGGGGCCAAGAAGAGCGTGATGCTGCCGGTGAGCGCTCCCTTCCACTGCGCGCTGATGAAGCCGGCGGCGGACCGCCTCGCCGCGGAGCTGGAGCGGGTGCCGGTGGGCGCGCCCCGCATCGCGGTGGTGCGCAACGTCGACGCGGGCGTGACCATCACCGCCGACGAGGTGAAGCCGTTCCTGGTGCAGCAGGTGGCGAGCCCGGTGCGCTGGACCGAGTGCACGGCGCGGCTGCAGCGCGAGGGGGCGACCGCGTTCGTCGAGGTCGGCCCCGGACGCGTGCTGACCGGGCTGCTCAAGCGCACGCTCGACGGCGTTCGCGGCCACAACGTGGACGATCCGGCGTCGCTGGAGAAGGCGGTTGGCGCCGTCCGGGGAGGCGCCGCGTGA
- the fabG gene encoding 3-oxoacyl-[acyl-carrier-protein] reductase, producing the protein MTEAKSLAGKVAIVTGGGRGIGLAIARALADDGASVVVSGRDAARLDAAVKELEALGGAALAVAADAAKREDVDRLVEATRERFGRIDVAVNNAGITRDQLLVRMKDDDWDQVLDTNLRGVFLMTRAVGKVMIRQKSGRIINIASTAGAMGNPGQVNYSAAKAGVIGLTKAAARELAHWNILVNAVAPGLIETDMAAAIPAEAREAMLQQVPLKRIGQGREVAEVVRFLAGEGASYITGQTIHVNGGLYV; encoded by the coding sequence GTGACCGAGGCCAAGTCCCTGGCCGGAAAGGTCGCGATCGTCACCGGTGGCGGGCGCGGCATCGGTCTCGCCATCGCTCGCGCGCTGGCAGACGACGGCGCCTCCGTGGTAGTCTCTGGCCGCGACGCGGCGCGTCTCGACGCGGCGGTGAAGGAGCTCGAGGCGTTGGGCGGGGCGGCGTTGGCGGTCGCGGCGGACGCGGCGAAGCGCGAGGACGTCGATCGCCTGGTGGAGGCGACCCGGGAGCGCTTCGGCCGCATCGACGTGGCGGTCAACAACGCGGGCATCACGCGCGACCAGCTCCTGGTCCGGATGAAGGACGACGACTGGGACCAGGTGCTCGACACGAACCTGCGCGGGGTGTTCCTGATGACCCGCGCGGTGGGCAAGGTGATGATCAGGCAGAAGAGCGGGCGCATCATCAATATCGCGTCCACCGCCGGGGCCATGGGCAATCCCGGGCAGGTGAACTACTCGGCGGCCAAGGCGGGAGTGATCGGGCTCACCAAGGCCGCCGCGCGGGAGCTCGCGCACTGGAACATCCTCGTGAACGCGGTGGCTCCCGGTCTCATCGAGACCGACATGGCGGCCGCGATTCCCGCGGAGGCGCGGGAGGCGATGCTCCAGCAGGTGCCGCTCAAGCGGATCGGGCAGGGGCGCGAGGTGGCGGAGGTGGTGCGGTTCCTCGCCGGCGAGGGCGCGAGCTACATCACCGGGCAGACGATTCACGTCAACGGCGGGCTGTACGTGTGA
- a CDS encoding acyl carrier protein encodes MAKPVEERVKEIIVEQLGVEEDEVLPAAKFIEDLGADSLDTVELVMAFEEEFDLEIPDEDAEKIATVGDAISYIKENS; translated from the coding sequence ATGGCCAAGCCGGTCGAGGAGCGGGTGAAGGAGATCATCGTCGAGCAGCTGGGCGTCGAGGAAGACGAGGTATTGCCCGCCGCGAAGTTCATCGAGGACCTCGGAGCGGATTCCCTCGATACGGTGGAGCTCGTGATGGCCTTCGAGGAGGAGTTCGACCTCGAGATCCCCGACGAGGACGCCGAGAAGATCGCCACCGTCGGAGACGCCATCAGCTACATCAAGGAGAACTCGTAG
- the fabF gene encoding beta-ketoacyl-ACP synthase II: MVEARRVVVTGVGAVTPVGNTAEEFWAALLQGKSGIGPITRFDAGPLPTKIAGEVKGFDSLRFIDKKDDRKFDPFLKYAIACAAMAVEDAGLNVERVDRTRFGVLVGSGIGGITTLLETHKVLLEKGPDRVSPFFIPMLIINMASGLISMRFGAKGPNSSIVTACATGNHAIGDAMKIIQRNDADVMIAGGSEAIILPLTFAGFCQMKAMSTRNDEPTRASRPFDAARDGFVCGEGGGLLVLESLDHALARDARIYAEVVGYGMTGDAHHMTAPDPEADGAARAMSLAVRDAGIEPSTVGYINAHGTSTPYNDKSETMAIKRVFGEHARKLAVSSTKSMTGHLLGAAGGIEAIATALAIHHGVLPPTINYESPDPDCDLDYVPNQARKQDVEIALSNAFGFGGTNATLVFRKYRA; this comes from the coding sequence ATGGTGGAGGCGCGCCGAGTCGTCGTCACCGGGGTGGGGGCCGTCACCCCCGTGGGCAACACGGCCGAGGAGTTCTGGGCCGCGCTGCTCCAGGGCAAGTCGGGCATCGGCCCCATCACGCGCTTCGACGCCGGGCCGCTGCCCACCAAGATCGCGGGGGAGGTCAAGGGCTTCGACTCCCTCCGGTTCATCGACAAGAAGGACGACCGCAAGTTCGACCCGTTCCTCAAGTACGCGATCGCCTGCGCGGCGATGGCGGTAGAGGACGCGGGCCTGAACGTGGAGCGGGTGGACCGCACCCGCTTCGGGGTGCTGGTGGGCTCCGGAATCGGCGGCATCACCACCCTCCTGGAGACGCACAAGGTGCTGCTCGAGAAGGGGCCGGACCGCGTCTCGCCGTTCTTCATCCCGATGCTGATCATCAACATGGCCTCGGGGCTCATCTCGATGCGCTTCGGGGCCAAGGGCCCGAATTCCTCGATCGTCACCGCGTGCGCCACCGGCAACCACGCCATCGGCGACGCGATGAAGATCATCCAGCGCAACGACGCCGACGTCATGATCGCGGGCGGGTCGGAGGCGATCATCCTGCCCCTGACCTTCGCGGGCTTCTGCCAGATGAAGGCCATGTCGACGCGGAACGACGAGCCCACGCGGGCGAGCCGGCCCTTCGACGCGGCGCGGGACGGCTTCGTGTGCGGGGAAGGCGGCGGCCTGCTGGTGCTGGAGTCGCTCGATCACGCCCTCGCGCGGGACGCGCGCATCTACGCGGAGGTGGTGGGCTACGGGATGACCGGCGACGCGCACCACATGACCGCGCCGGATCCGGAGGCGGACGGCGCCGCGCGGGCCATGTCGCTGGCGGTGCGCGACGCGGGGATCGAGCCGTCGACGGTCGGCTACATCAACGCGCACGGGACCTCGACGCCCTACAACGACAAGTCGGAGACCATGGCGATCAAGCGGGTCTTCGGCGAGCATGCGCGCAAGCTGGCGGTCTCGTCCACCAAGTCGATGACCGGGCATCTCCTCGGGGCGGCCGGCGGCATCGAGGCCATCGCGACCGCGCTGGCCATCCATCACGGCGTGCTGCCCCCGACGATCAACTACGAGAGCCCGGATCCGGATTGCGATCTCGACTACGTGCCCAACCAGGCGCGCAAGCAGGACGTGGAGATCGCGCTGAGCAATGCCTTCGGATTCGGCGGCACCAACGCCACCCTCGTCTTCCGGAAGTATCGCGCCTAG
- a CDS encoding ribonuclease III domain-containing protein gives MTAAVDPREALGRRLAHSFRDRDLLWEALTHRSFANENPGAADNERLALLGDAVLGLVVAERLLADTPAEPVGVLTPRRAALVSGENLARWARDLGLGAHLRLGRGEAQTGGRDKDSMLATALEAVLGVIYREGGLDACRRAVAALAVW, from the coding sequence TTGACCGCCGCGGTCGACCCGCGGGAGGCGCTGGGCCGGCGCCTCGCCCACTCCTTTCGCGACCGCGATCTGCTCTGGGAGGCGCTCACCCACCGGTCGTTCGCCAACGAAAATCCGGGCGCGGCCGACAACGAGCGGCTCGCGCTCCTCGGCGACGCGGTGCTCGGCCTCGTGGTGGCCGAGCGCCTGCTCGCCGACACGCCCGCGGAGCCGGTCGGGGTGCTGACCCCGCGGCGCGCCGCGCTGGTGTCCGGCGAGAACCTCGCCCGCTGGGCGCGCGATCTGGGCCTCGGCGCGCACCTGCGGCTCGGACGCGGCGAGGCGCAGACCGGCGGACGCGACAAGGACTCGATGCTCGCCACCGCGCTGGAAGCCGTGCTCGGCGTGATCTACCGCGAGGGCGGCCTCGACGCGTGCCGGCGCGCGGTCGCCGCGCTGGCCGTGTGGTAA
- a CDS encoding site-2 protease family protein — protein MRLWPFSSTTHELNGITPEGYPVIEDLLRRNVEDIFRVERQEVRGATFGWGGTLLVEPARALALIEPRFKSFGYSPFLGRQGDLVWIRAVPLGEVGERGRSSTNIVLFVLTVISTLAAGFMLSGSFPFVTFNPLLQPAKLLDGVPFAFTLLAILGTHEFGHYFTARHYGASVSLPFFIPAPPPIFLFGTMGAVIRMRSPARDRNSLFDIAVAGPLAGLVVAIPALLLGLSWSRVGMVLPEHTGITFGDSILMRGLTWLVFGPIPQGMDVFVHPVALAGWVGLFVTALNLFPVGQLDGGRIVYALFGPWHRQVSIATFVALMALGALFRSPNWIVFAGLILLLMGFHHAPPLDDLTPISPRRYVLGVFCLILLVLLIPPVPIS, from the coding sequence ATGCGCCTGTGGCCCTTCTCCTCGACCACGCACGAGCTGAACGGGATCACGCCCGAGGGCTATCCGGTCATCGAGGATCTGCTGCGGCGCAACGTGGAGGACATCTTCCGCGTCGAGCGCCAGGAGGTGCGCGGAGCGACCTTCGGATGGGGCGGGACGCTCCTGGTCGAGCCGGCGCGCGCCCTCGCCCTGATCGAGCCGCGCTTCAAGTCGTTCGGCTACTCGCCGTTCCTGGGCCGGCAGGGAGATCTGGTGTGGATCCGGGCGGTGCCGCTCGGCGAGGTGGGGGAGCGGGGTCGCTCCAGCACCAACATCGTGCTGTTCGTGCTCACCGTGATCTCCACGCTCGCGGCCGGCTTCATGTTGAGCGGCTCGTTTCCGTTCGTCACGTTCAACCCGCTCCTGCAGCCGGCCAAGCTGCTCGACGGGGTTCCCTTCGCGTTCACCCTGCTCGCGATCCTCGGCACGCACGAGTTCGGGCACTACTTCACCGCACGCCACTACGGCGCGTCGGTGAGCCTGCCCTTCTTCATCCCGGCTCCGCCTCCCATCTTCCTGTTCGGCACCATGGGGGCGGTGATCCGGATGCGCTCGCCCGCACGCGACCGCAACTCGCTGTTCGACATCGCGGTGGCCGGGCCGCTGGCCGGGCTGGTGGTGGCGATCCCCGCGCTGCTCCTCGGCCTCAGCTGGTCGCGGGTCGGCATGGTGCTGCCCGAGCACACCGGGATCACCTTCGGCGACTCGATCCTGATGCGGGGCCTGACCTGGCTGGTGTTCGGGCCGATCCCTCAGGGCATGGACGTCTTCGTGCACCCGGTCGCGCTCGCGGGCTGGGTCGGACTGTTCGTCACCGCGCTGAACCTGTTCCCGGTGGGTCAGCTCGACGGCGGGCGGATCGTCTACGCCCTCTTCGGGCCGTGGCACCGGCAGGTGTCCATCGCGACCTTCGTGGCGCTCATGGCGCTGGGCGCGCTGTTTCGCTCGCCGAACTGGATCGTGTTCGCGGGCCTGATCCTGCTGCTGATGGGCTTCCACCACGCGCCGCCGCTCGACGACCTCACCCCGATCTCCCCGCGCCGCTACGTCCTCGGCGTCTTCTGTCTGATCCTCCTCGTCCTCCTGATTCCGCCCGTCCCGATCAGCTAG
- a CDS encoding glutamine synthetase family protein: MPEDRADQKGLETLIRKGEVDTVLTVFADGMGRLLGKRVVGRYFLDHVLHDGVHACIYLFTVDMEMEPLPGFRLASWERGYGDMKLVPDLTTWRLLPWLPKTALVFCDVYTEEGEPIEEAPRWVLRRQLQRAGKIGYRVKTASELELYLFKESFDEARAKRFHDLTPVSSYLEDYHILQTSKEEPLVRAIRNGMEAARVPVEFSKGEWGRGQEEINLRYADALEMADRHVLYKHGVKEIAWQQGCSVTFMAKYDMGAAGSSFHLHSSVWDRAGRRNLFSAKGSRAGTPLFQQWLAGQVAMARELAYFYAPTINAYKRYQAGSFAPTRIAWGWDNRTCGFRVCGEDGGFRVENRIPGADANPYLAFAATIAAGLHGVEKKLKPPAMFDGNAYDHDALPQVPKTLREALAELERSRVARDAFGPKVVEHYLQHGRLEQQAFDQSVTDWELLRNFERI; the protein is encoded by the coding sequence GTGCCTGAAGATCGGGCAGACCAGAAGGGCCTCGAGACACTGATCCGCAAGGGCGAGGTGGACACCGTGCTCACGGTGTTCGCCGACGGGATGGGTCGGCTGCTGGGCAAGCGGGTGGTCGGCCGCTACTTCCTCGATCACGTTCTGCACGACGGCGTCCACGCGTGCATCTACCTCTTCACGGTGGACATGGAGATGGAGCCGCTGCCCGGCTTCCGGCTCGCGTCGTGGGAGCGCGGCTACGGCGACATGAAGCTGGTCCCGGATCTGACGACCTGGCGGCTCCTGCCGTGGCTTCCCAAGACCGCGCTCGTGTTCTGCGACGTGTACACCGAGGAGGGCGAGCCCATCGAGGAGGCCCCGCGCTGGGTGCTGCGCCGTCAGCTGCAGCGGGCCGGGAAGATCGGCTACCGGGTGAAGACGGCCTCCGAGCTCGAGCTGTACCTCTTCAAGGAGTCCTTCGACGAGGCGCGGGCCAAGCGCTTCCACGACCTCACCCCGGTCTCGAGCTACCTCGAGGACTACCATATTCTGCAGACCTCGAAAGAGGAGCCGCTGGTGCGGGCCATCCGCAACGGGATGGAGGCGGCGCGGGTGCCGGTGGAGTTCTCCAAGGGCGAGTGGGGACGCGGGCAGGAGGAGATCAACCTGCGCTACGCCGACGCGCTGGAGATGGCCGACCGTCACGTGCTCTACAAGCACGGGGTCAAGGAGATCGCCTGGCAGCAGGGCTGCTCGGTGACGTTCATGGCCAAGTACGACATGGGCGCGGCCGGCTCGTCGTTCCACCTGCACTCGTCGGTGTGGGACCGCGCCGGGCGCCGCAACCTGTTCAGCGCGAAGGGCTCGCGCGCGGGCACGCCGCTGTTCCAGCAGTGGCTCGCCGGCCAGGTGGCGATGGCCCGCGAGCTGGCCTATTTCTACGCGCCGACCATCAACGCCTACAAGCGCTACCAGGCGGGCTCGTTCGCGCCGACCCGGATCGCGTGGGGCTGGGACAACCGCACGTGCGGTTTCCGGGTCTGCGGCGAGGACGGCGGCTTCCGGGTGGAGAACCGCATCCCCGGCGCCGACGCCAACCCGTACCTCGCCTTCGCGGCCACCATCGCGGCGGGCCTGCACGGGGTGGAGAAGAAGCTGAAGCCGCCGGCCATGTTCGACGGCAACGCGTACGATCACGACGCGCTGCCCCAGGTGCCGAAGACGCTGCGCGAGGCGCTCGCCGAGCTGGAGCGCTCACGAGTGGCGCGGGACGCGTTCGGACCGAAGGTGGTCGAGCACTATCTGCAGCACGGGCGGCTCGAGCAGCAGGCCTTCGATCAGTCCGTCACCGACTGGGAGCTGCTACGAAACTTCGAGCGGATCTAG